One window of Bos indicus isolate NIAB-ARS_2022 breed Sahiwal x Tharparkar chromosome 18, NIAB-ARS_B.indTharparkar_mat_pri_1.0, whole genome shotgun sequence genomic DNA carries:
- the KCNN4 gene encoding intermediate conductance calcium-activated potassium channel protein 4 isoform X2, with protein MGGELVSGLGALRRRKRLLEQEKSLAGWTLALAGTGIGLMVLHAEMLWFGGCPWVLYLFLVKCMISISTFLLLSLIVAFHAKEVQLFMTDNGLRDWRVALTGRQVAQIVLELVVCGLHPPPVPGPPCVLSSGFPKTAATQSWPSFLDQGEALLSLAMLLRLYLVPRALLLRSGVLLNASYRSIGALNQVRFRHWFVAKLYMNTHPGRLLLCLTLGLWLTTAWVLSVAERQAVNATGHLSDTLWLIPITFLTIGYGDVVPGTMWGKIVCLCTGVMGVCCTALLVAVVARKLEFNKAEKHVHNFMMDIQYAKEMRESAARVLQESWMLYKHTRRKESGAARKHQRRLLAAINRFRQVRLKHRKLREQVNSMVDISKMHMILCDLQLRLSSSHQALEKQIDALAGRLDTLSELLSAALGPRQLPEPSQEAT; from the exons ATGGGCGGGGAGCTGGTGTCGGGCCTGGGGGCCCTGCGGCGGAGAAAGCGCCTGCTGGAGCAGGAGAAGAGTCTGGCCGGCTGGACACTGGCACTGGCAGGAACTGGCATTGGACTCATGGTCCTGCATGCGGAGATGCTGTGGTTCGGGGGGTGCCCG TGGGTGCTCTACCTGTTCCTGGTTAAATGCATGATCAGCATTTCCACGTTCCTGCTCCTCTCCCTTATCGTGGCCTTTCACGCCAAAGAGGTCCAG CTGTTCATGACGGACAACGGGCTCCGGGACTGGCGCGTGGCGCTGACCGGGCGGCAGGTGGCGCAGATCGTGCTGGAGCTGGTGGTGTGCGGGCTGCACCCGCCGCCGGTGCCGGGTCCGCCGTGCGTGCTGAGCTCGGGGTTCCCGAAGACCGCGGCCACGCAGTCCTGGCCcagcttcctggaccagggggaGGCGCTGCTGTCGCTGGCCATGCTGCTGCGCCTGTACCTGGTGCCCCGCGCCCTGCTCCTGCGCAGCGGCGTCCTGCTCAACGCCTCCTACCGCAGCATCGGCGCGCTCAACCAGGTCCGCTTCCGCCACTGGTTCGTGGCCAAGCTGTACATGAACACGCACCCCGGCCGCCTGCTGCTCTGCCTCACGCTTGGCCTCTGGCTCACCACCGCCTGGGTGCTGTCGGTAGCCGAGAG GCAGGCCGTGAATGCCACTGGGCACCTTTCAGACACACTGTGGCTGATCCCCATCACATTCCTGACCATTGGCTATGGTGATGTGGTGCCAGGCACCATGTGGGGCAAGATTGTCTGCCTCTGCACTGGCGTCATG GGGGTCTGCTGCACAGCCCTGCTGGTGGCCGTGGTGGCCCGGAAGCTGGAGTTTAATAAGGCAGAGAAGCATGTGCACAACTTCATGATGGATATTCAGTATGCCAAAGAG ATGAGGGAGTCAGCTGCCCGAGTGCTGCAGGAGTCCTGGATGTTGTACAAACATACACGCAGGAAGGAGTCTGGAGCCGCCCGCAAGCACCAGCGCCGGCTGCTGGCTGCCATCAACAG GTTCCGCCAGGTGCGGCTGAAACACAGAAAGCTCCGGGAGCAAGTGAACTCTATGGTGGACATCTCCAAG ATGCACATGATTCTGTGCGACCTGCAGCTCCGTCTGAGCAGCTCTCACCAGGCCCTGGAGAAGCAGATTGACGCGCTAGCAGGGAGGCTGGACACCCTGAGCGAGTTGCTCAGCGCTGCGCTGGGGCCGCGGCAGCTTCCAGAACCAAGCCAGGAGGCCACGTAG
- the KCNN4 gene encoding intermediate conductance calcium-activated potassium channel protein 4 isoform X3 yields the protein MTDNGLRDWRVALTGRQVAQIVLELVVCGLHPPPVPGPPCVLSSGFPKTAATQSWPSFLDQGEALLSLAMLLRLYLVPRALLLRSGVLLNASYRSIGALNQVRFRHWFVAKLYMNTHPGRLLLCLTLGLWLTTAWVLSVAERQAVNATGHLSDTLWLIPITFLTIGYGDVVPGTMWGKIVCLCTGVMGVCCTALLVAVVARKLEFNKAEKHVHNFMMDIQYAKEMRESAARVLQESWMLYKHTRRKESGAARKHQRRLLAAINRFRQVRLKHRKLREQVNSMVDISKGREGVSPSPLIPLTSAQMHMILCDLQLRLSSSHQALEKQIDALAGRLDTLSELLSAALGPRQLPEPSQEAT from the exons ATGACGGACAACGGGCTCCGGGACTGGCGCGTGGCGCTGACCGGGCGGCAGGTGGCGCAGATCGTGCTGGAGCTGGTGGTGTGCGGGCTGCACCCGCCGCCGGTGCCGGGTCCGCCGTGCGTGCTGAGCTCGGGGTTCCCGAAGACCGCGGCCACGCAGTCCTGGCCcagcttcctggaccagggggaGGCGCTGCTGTCGCTGGCCATGCTGCTGCGCCTGTACCTGGTGCCCCGCGCCCTGCTCCTGCGCAGCGGCGTCCTGCTCAACGCCTCCTACCGCAGCATCGGCGCGCTCAACCAGGTCCGCTTCCGCCACTGGTTCGTGGCCAAGCTGTACATGAACACGCACCCCGGCCGCCTGCTGCTCTGCCTCACGCTTGGCCTCTGGCTCACCACCGCCTGGGTGCTGTCGGTAGCCGAGAG GCAGGCCGTGAATGCCACTGGGCACCTTTCAGACACACTGTGGCTGATCCCCATCACATTCCTGACCATTGGCTATGGTGATGTGGTGCCAGGCACCATGTGGGGCAAGATTGTCTGCCTCTGCACTGGCGTCATG GGGGTCTGCTGCACAGCCCTGCTGGTGGCCGTGGTGGCCCGGAAGCTGGAGTTTAATAAGGCAGAGAAGCATGTGCACAACTTCATGATGGATATTCAGTATGCCAAAGAG ATGAGGGAGTCAGCTGCCCGAGTGCTGCAGGAGTCCTGGATGTTGTACAAACATACACGCAGGAAGGAGTCTGGAGCCGCCCGCAAGCACCAGCGCCGGCTGCTGGCTGCCATCAACAG GTTCCGCCAGGTGCGGCTGAAACACAGAAAGCTCCGGGAGCAAGTGAACTCTATGGTGGACATCTCCAAG ggcagggagggagtctcccccagccccctgaTTCCTCTGACCTCTGCCCAGATGCACATGATTCTGTGCGACCTGCAGCTCCGTCTGAGCAGCTCTCACCAGGCCCTGGAGAAGCAGATTGACGCGCTAGCAGGGAGGCTGGACACCCTGAGCGAGTTGCTCAGCGCTGCGCTGGGGCCGCGGCAGCTTCCAGAACCAAGCCAGGAGGCCACGTAG
- the KCNN4 gene encoding intermediate conductance calcium-activated potassium channel protein 4 isoform X4, translating into MNRGQQTEPPGAALTFLHLLPSDSPGRHTSVHDGQRAPGLARGADRAAGGADRAGAGGVRAAPAAGAGSAVRAELGVPEDRGHAVLAQLPGPGGGAAVAGHAAAPVPGAPRPAPAQRRPAQRLLPQHRRAQPGPLPPLVRGQAVHEHAPRPPAALPHAWPLAHHRLGAVGSREGVCCTALLVAVVARKLEFNKAEKHVHNFMMDIQYAKEMRESAARVLQESWMLYKHTRRKESGAARKHQRRLLAAINRFRQVRLKHRKLREQVNSMVDISKGREGVSPSPLIPLTSAQMHMILCDLQLRLSSSHQALEKQIDALAGRLDTLSELLSAALGPRQLPEPSQEAT; encoded by the exons ATGAACCGTGGACAACAGACAGAACCTCCCGGAGCAGCCCTGACCTTCCTCCACCTGCTGCCCTCTGACTCACCGGGCAGGCACACCT CTGTTCATGACGGACAACGGGCTCCGGGACTGGCGCGTGGCGCTGACCGGGCGGCAGGTGGCGCAGATCGTGCTGGAGCTGGTGGTGTGCGGGCTGCACCCGCCGCCGGTGCCGGGTCCGCCGTGCGTGCTGAGCTCGGGGTTCCCGAAGACCGCGGCCACGCAGTCCTGGCCcagcttcctggaccagggggaGGCGCTGCTGTCGCTGGCCATGCTGCTGCGCCTGTACCTGGTGCCCCGCGCCCTGCTCCTGCGCAGCGGCGTCCTGCTCAACGCCTCCTACCGCAGCATCGGCGCGCTCAACCAGGTCCGCTTCCGCCACTGGTTCGTGGCCAAGCTGTACATGAACACGCACCCCGGCCGCCTGCTGCTCTGCCTCACGCTTGGCCTCTGGCTCACCACCGCCTGGGTGCTGTCGGTAGCCGAGAG GGGGTCTGCTGCACAGCCCTGCTGGTGGCCGTGGTGGCCCGGAAGCTGGAGTTTAATAAGGCAGAGAAGCATGTGCACAACTTCATGATGGATATTCAGTATGCCAAAGAG ATGAGGGAGTCAGCTGCCCGAGTGCTGCAGGAGTCCTGGATGTTGTACAAACATACACGCAGGAAGGAGTCTGGAGCCGCCCGCAAGCACCAGCGCCGGCTGCTGGCTGCCATCAACAG GTTCCGCCAGGTGCGGCTGAAACACAGAAAGCTCCGGGAGCAAGTGAACTCTATGGTGGACATCTCCAAG ggcagggagggagtctcccccagccccctgaTTCCTCTGACCTCTGCCCAGATGCACATGATTCTGTGCGACCTGCAGCTCCGTCTGAGCAGCTCTCACCAGGCCCTGGAGAAGCAGATTGACGCGCTAGCAGGGAGGCTGGACACCCTGAGCGAGTTGCTCAGCGCTGCGCTGGGGCCGCGGCAGCTTCCAGAACCAAGCCAGGAGGCCACGTAG
- the KCNN4 gene encoding intermediate conductance calcium-activated potassium channel protein 4 isoform X1: MGGELVSGLGALRRRKRLLEQEKSLAGWTLALAGTGIGLMVLHAEMLWFGGCPWVLYLFLVKCMISISTFLLLSLIVAFHAKEVQLFMTDNGLRDWRVALTGRQVAQIVLELVVCGLHPPPVPGPPCVLSSGFPKTAATQSWPSFLDQGEALLSLAMLLRLYLVPRALLLRSGVLLNASYRSIGALNQVRFRHWFVAKLYMNTHPGRLLLCLTLGLWLTTAWVLSVAERQAVNATGHLSDTLWLIPITFLTIGYGDVVPGTMWGKIVCLCTGVMGVCCTALLVAVVARKLEFNKAEKHVHNFMMDIQYAKEMRESAARVLQESWMLYKHTRRKESGAARKHQRRLLAAINRFRQVRLKHRKLREQVNSMVDISKGREGVSPSPLIPLTSAQMHMILCDLQLRLSSSHQALEKQIDALAGRLDTLSELLSAALGPRQLPEPSQEAT, from the exons ATGGGCGGGGAGCTGGTGTCGGGCCTGGGGGCCCTGCGGCGGAGAAAGCGCCTGCTGGAGCAGGAGAAGAGTCTGGCCGGCTGGACACTGGCACTGGCAGGAACTGGCATTGGACTCATGGTCCTGCATGCGGAGATGCTGTGGTTCGGGGGGTGCCCG TGGGTGCTCTACCTGTTCCTGGTTAAATGCATGATCAGCATTTCCACGTTCCTGCTCCTCTCCCTTATCGTGGCCTTTCACGCCAAAGAGGTCCAG CTGTTCATGACGGACAACGGGCTCCGGGACTGGCGCGTGGCGCTGACCGGGCGGCAGGTGGCGCAGATCGTGCTGGAGCTGGTGGTGTGCGGGCTGCACCCGCCGCCGGTGCCGGGTCCGCCGTGCGTGCTGAGCTCGGGGTTCCCGAAGACCGCGGCCACGCAGTCCTGGCCcagcttcctggaccagggggaGGCGCTGCTGTCGCTGGCCATGCTGCTGCGCCTGTACCTGGTGCCCCGCGCCCTGCTCCTGCGCAGCGGCGTCCTGCTCAACGCCTCCTACCGCAGCATCGGCGCGCTCAACCAGGTCCGCTTCCGCCACTGGTTCGTGGCCAAGCTGTACATGAACACGCACCCCGGCCGCCTGCTGCTCTGCCTCACGCTTGGCCTCTGGCTCACCACCGCCTGGGTGCTGTCGGTAGCCGAGAG GCAGGCCGTGAATGCCACTGGGCACCTTTCAGACACACTGTGGCTGATCCCCATCACATTCCTGACCATTGGCTATGGTGATGTGGTGCCAGGCACCATGTGGGGCAAGATTGTCTGCCTCTGCACTGGCGTCATG GGGGTCTGCTGCACAGCCCTGCTGGTGGCCGTGGTGGCCCGGAAGCTGGAGTTTAATAAGGCAGAGAAGCATGTGCACAACTTCATGATGGATATTCAGTATGCCAAAGAG ATGAGGGAGTCAGCTGCCCGAGTGCTGCAGGAGTCCTGGATGTTGTACAAACATACACGCAGGAAGGAGTCTGGAGCCGCCCGCAAGCACCAGCGCCGGCTGCTGGCTGCCATCAACAG GTTCCGCCAGGTGCGGCTGAAACACAGAAAGCTCCGGGAGCAAGTGAACTCTATGGTGGACATCTCCAAG ggcagggagggagtctcccccagccccctgaTTCCTCTGACCTCTGCCCAGATGCACATGATTCTGTGCGACCTGCAGCTCCGTCTGAGCAGCTCTCACCAGGCCCTGGAGAAGCAGATTGACGCGCTAGCAGGGAGGCTGGACACCCTGAGCGAGTTGCTCAGCGCTGCGCTGGGGCCGCGGCAGCTTCCAGAACCAAGCCAGGAGGCCACGTAG